The region GGTGGGCACGGCATTAAAGAAGAAGAAAGCAATCTTCATCCCAAAAGCAAAAAGGAGTAAATCTTTGCGTATATTTGTTCTCCGGAATAAATCGCTCGAGTCAACATCATCCTAAAGCCAATCATTTACATACAAAATATCTACGTCTAATCTCCATGCCTCCAAAAGTTTTTCAACAAAAACAGCGCAGCTAAATCAACTTAGAGAAACAGCGACAGGAGGCACCCGGTGTTTACAAATCAATCAGAGTTGTAATACTATgagaaaaagggcaacctggtgcatgtagctcccgcttgcgcagggtccagggaagggtccgaccacttttgggtctatagtacgcagcctttccctacatttctgtaagaggctgtttccaggacttgaacccatgacctcatggtcacaaggcagcagctttaccactgcgccaaggctccccttcaagaTATAAAATACTATGAGAAAAATATAAAATACTTTCAAGATTAGATCGGTCATGGATGCCACATTGCCACCATGAGAAACAAGGGAGGGAGACAAGAGAAGAGGGCACTTTCATGATGAAGGTGTGGGCATGCTTGGGGCGGATGCACTGTGCTTTTGAGAAATATACATGCTCACCTTTTGTGTCCTTCTTTCCGTCAAGACAACAGTAGGGGGCTGGACTGTCTCATGCTTGCTCTCTGCCCACTACCTGACCTAGACCAGTAGCTTCCCTTTGGACTTTGGAGGATGATGGTGGATTGGTGCTTGGTGGGGGACATCAAGGAAGGAACTATCCACTGTAAGTAGGAGAGCACCTACAGCTGCAACCTGGATTTTTGTGTGCGCGCCAATGGCTGGATCTTTCTTCAACAGCCCAACACACTTTTGTAACAAAAGGTAGGAGTGAGACTCTCTGCTTTGGGTGGATGGTGCTCACACCCTGTGGTGCACAGAGTACTCAGTGTCTCCTACAGTTATAGCAGCTTGCTTGGCTGCTGATACTAGGCAATTTTATCTACCAAGGGCTCGTGATGTTCTAACGGTTTATTTCGAGTTTTAAATGCAGTGTGTTGTTTCCTGTGAGCCTTCTGTTTCTCAGATAGCACATCAAACATCTGCAACAGGAACTCCCTATCAAGAATCAACCATGGCAAGTTGCTTTTACACATTTGTGTAAGATCCTAGAAATAGGTAAAATTCATATGATTTTGCCATACAAATATGTGGAATTATTCATGTTTGGAATAAGCCACTGGTTGCTGGCTAATGATGATTAAAGTTAGATACACGAATCTTGCCCAATTTCTATGAATCTCCCCCATGTTTTTTCATGATGGTTTAGTTTGTAAAGAGACTTCTAGAGCTGATGCCAAATAGAATCCAACACATTTAACGGCAAACAGCCCCTTCTCCAACTTATGGGAGAAAGCAAGCACAATAATCCAAGACAGGTCATAAGAGCAGCGACAAAAATGCATTTCAGAATTCAGGTACATTGCCAGGAAGCATATTACACCAAGTTTAGTGTTTCGTCTGAGAAACATAGACCATTCATGGACAAAGATATAATGATTCTTCAAGCAAGGTTTCCATAAGCACTGCATGCAGTCCACGGTTTTATCATAGACCATTCATAGGCAAAGCATAAACACCCATAACAGATTCCTCAAAAAAGGTTTTAAGCGGTTTTATAAATATTTATCCTAGCAAAATCTTCCTCGCAGAACTCATCTACTGCTTGATCTCAGCCCTCTTCTGCTGCCAGAGCCTGTCCAAAGAACCATCGGCATCACCCTGCAAGGCAGATGGTGTAAGAACCAATGACAGAGTTGCAGCAACAATCATGTATGAATTAAGATCTCACCACCACTTAATCAGATCAGTCATTATCGTCGTACAGAGTAGCCGCAAGATACGGTAATAACCGATGCAAACAGAAAACTAATCTACAAGGATAGTAATACACCCTACGACCAGTCAAAATAGAAAACGTTTCAGCAGTCAAGTTACCAATACCCATGCGCAGCTGACCAAGTATATCTGTATATGTAATTCAGATGTTTAATACGGTTCATCTAAACATCataattttcaaatgcttgattttaTTTTTGGCATTTTAGTTCTGGAGAATCTCAAACTGTGTCACATATGTAACAAATGTATAGCTGCAGATAAAAGAAGTTTGAAGCGAATTAGTGAATGAACCTTCAATTTGAGTGGGCACACAGTTTCATGCTACTGATCTAATAACAAAACGATCTTCAATAACTATTAATACTAATTTACTGGAATCATGGAATGTTTTGCTGAGAAGAAAAATTACCGCTGAAATTCAAGGACTTAATGTGTGCAGAATAGAGAATACTACAGAGTTACTGGTTTGACCAACGCAAAGGATATCTTAAGAAACTACTGGCAGCATGTCAATGTCATGATAAATATTATCCCAATCAGCTAgacagacaaaaaaagagaaaacaacccATTTCGTGAGAACAATCAGAACATGGAGAATCTGGATCACTCACACTGTGTGCTTTAAGACAAATAAACGGAGTCAGGATATAGCAAGGGTAAAACACCTGGGCACGGACGAATCCAGAGAGGGCAAACGTGGTGAAACTGCCATTATACAGTCCATTCGCATCCACATGCCCGATGTTGATCTGGACAGAGGCGTGGTCCTTGGCAGTTATGATCCTGTTCGTGGCAGAGCTGCAGGAACCA is a window of Triticum dicoccoides isolate Atlit2015 ecotype Zavitan chromosome 2B, WEW_v2.0, whole genome shotgun sequence DNA encoding:
- the LOC119362504 gene encoding 40S ribosomal protein S21-like, with amino-acid sequence MQNEVGDMVDLYVPRKCSATNRIITAKDHASVQINIGHVDANGLYNGSFTTFALSGFVRAQGDADGSLDRLWQQKRAEIKQ